One window from the genome of Bufo bufo chromosome 4, aBufBuf1.1, whole genome shotgun sequence encodes:
- the LOC120998968 gene encoding interleukin-17A-like translates to MGEAPVLTWDATGLSTWLLLVFHSSAHGREVQVPGTEEWNVPPLSGGDCPFQVDATFPPRVKVHMKINGGSSAQLMTDSIKSRSMSPWEYSSNVDNNRFPVVINEARCLHHGCLDLEGNVDLSMNSVPIRQEILVLRREMRGCVPVYRLDKQLVTMGCTCVRPITQYLR, encoded by the exons ATGGGAGAAGCTCCTGTACTGACCTGGGACGCCACG GGTCTCTCCACATGGCTTCTCCTTGTCTTCCATTCTTCTGCCCATGGAAGAGAGGTGCAGGTACCTGGTACAGAGGAGTGGAATGTCCCCCCATTGTCCGGAGGTGACTGTCCATTCCAAGTGGACGCCACATTTCCACCACGCGTGAAGGTTCATATGAAGATCAACGGTGGGAGCTCTGCACAACTAATGACGGACAGCATCAAGAGCCGCTCAATGTCTCCATGGGAATACAG CTCCAACGTGGACAACAACAGATTCCCGGTGGTCATCAACGAGGCCAGATGTCTCCACCACGGCTGTTTGGACCTTGAGGGTAATGTGGACCTCAGCATGAACTCAGTCCCCATCAGACAGGAGATCCTGGTCCTGCGTCGTGAGATGAGAGGATGTGTCCCCGTCTATAGGCTGGACAAGCAGCTAGTCACCATGGGCTGCACCTGTGTCCGGCCCATCACCCAGTACCTCAGATAA